One window from the genome of Methanobacterium sp. Maddingley MBC34 encodes:
- a CDS encoding transcriptional regulator (PFAM: MarR family), translated as MEDIDLHLRNKMGDLEIQLEILLSIICRNHLVFTNRKAKRLNIKGRHIPCLMLISNCPGITQDEIAYIHQIDKGFIARIVKELEDDEFLCRTIDSENRRKYHISLTEKGEDIIPKIKDIDEEWKEVVCEGLNEDEISKLMEFMNLMAENSIEKIKNRT; from the coding sequence ATGGAAGATATTGATTTACATCTGCGGAATAAAATGGGTGATTTAGAGATTCAGCTGGAAATATTACTTTCTATTATTTGCAGGAATCATCTTGTCTTCACAAATCGAAAAGCAAAAAGATTAAACATTAAAGGCAGGCACATTCCCTGTTTAATGTTGATTTCAAATTGTCCAGGAATTACGCAGGATGAGATTGCATACATACATCAAATAGATAAAGGATTTATTGCACGTATAGTGAAAGAACTGGAAGATGATGAATTTTTATGCCGCACCATTGACTCTGAAAACCGTCGTAAATATCATATTTCCTTAACTGAAAAGGGAGAGGACATCATACCCAAAATTAAGGATATTGATGAGGAATGGAAAGAGGTAGTTTGTGAAGGTTTAAACGAAGATGAAATTTCTAAATTAATGGAATTTATGAATTTAATGGCTGAAAACAGTATTGAAAAAATTAAAAATCGCACTTAA